In Kordiimonas pumila, a single genomic region encodes these proteins:
- a CDS encoding SGNH/GDSL hydrolase family protein: protein MKKLYKVGIALFILLALARLFVSASKEVERDGAGYHKTTTAHYNRLDGNIEPGAILFIGSSSVAGMNVSDITNRAVNLGIGGEKSDQTLARMQAYQSVDQAAAVFLAIGFNDLKAGRDAGAVAATIHQILELIPEGIPLVLSSVQVLLQKSAGLPEPEAFNHKVRALNSTLAAMCEKRGLCTFVDINRLGCVEGVVAKDLRENDGIHLNFAGYNCFKNILKTIFYELNLK, encoded by the coding sequence ATGAAAAAACTTTATAAAGTTGGTATCGCACTTTTTATTCTGCTTGCTTTGGCGCGCCTTTTTGTGTCGGCTTCAAAAGAGGTGGAAAGGGACGGCGCGGGTTATCATAAAACCACAACAGCGCACTATAACCGGCTGGATGGCAATATTGAGCCGGGGGCGATTTTGTTTATCGGCTCTAGTTCTGTTGCGGGCATGAATGTATCCGATATTACGAACCGGGCCGTAAACCTGGGTATTGGCGGTGAAAAAAGTGATCAAACGCTTGCGCGGATGCAGGCCTATCAGTCTGTTGATCAGGCAGCGGCTGTTTTTTTGGCAATTGGTTTTAATGACTTGAAGGCAGGCAGGGATGCAGGTGCCGTCGCCGCGACCATTCACCAAATACTCGAGCTTATTCCAGAGGGCATACCCCTTGTCTTATCTTCTGTGCAGGTGCTTTTGCAAAAGTCTGCTGGCCTGCCAGAACCAGAGGCTTTTAATCATAAGGTCAGGGCGCTTAACAGTACCCTTGCTGCTATGTGCGAGAAACGCGGTTTATGCACCTTTGTTGATATTAACCGCCTTGGCTGTGTAGAAGGTGTCGTGGCAAAAGACTTGCGGGAAAATGATGGAATACATTTGAATTTTGCAGGGTATAATTGTTTTAAAAACATATTAAAAACAATATTTTATGAGTTAAATTTAAAGTAA